From the Sphingobium sp. RAC03 genome, the window GGGCGATTTCGTCGCCTCGACCCTGCAAGATCCCATCAGCCGTGTAGAAGGCGTAGGCGATACCCAGTTGCTGGGCGCGCAATATGCCATGCGCGTATGGCTCGACCCCTATAAGATGGCCAATCTGGGCGTGACGACCGGCGATGTGAAAGCCGCGATCCAGGCCCAGAATGCCCAGGTTTCCGCTGGCCAGATCGGCGGCACGCCGTCGCCGAAGGGCCAAGCGCTCAACGCCACCATCACCGCCCAGTCGCGCCTGCGGACGCCCGAACAATTCCGCGCGATCCGCCTGCGCAGCAACAGCGACGGCGCGGTCGTGCGTCTGTCGGATGTGGCGCGCGTCGAATTGGGGTCGGAAAATTACAGCTTCGGCGCGAAGTTCAACGGCCATCCAGCGGCCGGTTTCGGTATCAAACTCGCCCCCGGCGCGAACGCGCTCGATACGGTGGAAGGCGTCAAGGAACAGATCAAGGCGCAGTCCAAGAATTTCCCGACCTGGGTCAAATATGATTTTCCGGTCGATAACTCGACCTTCGTGGCCCTCTCGGTCGAACAGGTCATCCATACGCTGATTGAGGCAGTGTTGCTCGTCTTCGTGGTGATGTTCCTCTTCCTCCAGAACTGGCGCGCCACGCTGATCCCGACCATCGCCGTGCCGGTGGTGCTGTTGGGGTCGCTCGCCATCCTGAGCGCGGCCGGTTTCACCATCAACACGCTGACCCTGTTCGGCATGGTGCTGGCGATCGGCCTGCTGGTCGATGACGCGATCGTGGTGGTCGAGAATGTCGAGCGCCTTATCCAGGACGAGGGGCTCAGCCCCAAGGAGGCGGCCAAGAAGTCGATGGACGAGATCAGCGGCGCGCTGATCGGCATCGGTCTGGTCCTGTCGGCGGTGTTCCTGCCGATGGCCTTCTTCGCTGGATCGACCGGCGTCATTTTCCGTCAATTTTCGATCACCATCGTCTCTTCAATGATCCTGTCGGTGCTGGTCGCGTTGATCCTGACGCCAGCCTTGTGCGCCACGATCCTGAAGCCTGCGAAGCATGGCCATGCCGACAAGAAGGGCTTTTTCGGTTGGTTCAACCGGACCTTCGACAAGGGCGTGAAGGGCTATGGCCGCAACGTCGAAAAGATCGAGCATCGTTGGGGCCGCAGCATGCTGGTCTATGCCGCGATCGTCGTCGGGATGGTCTTCATATTCCTGCGCTTGCCGAGCGGCTTCCTGCCGGAGGAGGATCAGGGATCGTTGATCAGCCAGGTCTCCTTGCCTGCCGGTTCTTCGCTGGAAGAGACCGAACGCACGCTGGCCAGAGTGCGCGACCATTTCCCCCAGTCGGAAAAGGATAATGTCGCGGCGGTCTTCACCATTTCGGGCTTCGGCTTCGTTGGCCAGGGCCAGAATGTCGGCATCGTCTTTGCCCGGATGAAGGACTGGTCGGAACGCAAGGGTTCGGACAATAGCGTCATGGCGGTTGCCCAGCGCGCGAACATGGCGTTCAGCAAGATTTCGTCGGGCATGGTCATCGCTTTCGTGCCGCCTGCTGTGCAGGAATTGGGCAATGCCTCCGGCTTCGACCTGCAATTGCTCGACAATGCCAATGTCGGTCATGAAAAGCTGTTGGAGGCGCGCAACCAGCTATTGGGCATGGCGATGGCCGACAAGCGGCTGGCGCAGGTGCGTCCGAACGGGTTGGAGGATACGCCGCAGCTCAAACTCAATGTCGATCAGGCCGCGGCGGGCGCGTTGGGCATTGCCCAGGCGGACGTCAACGACACGATCAGCACCAATATGGGCAGCAGCTACGTCAATGATTTCATCGATCGTGACCGGGTGAAGCGTGTGTTCGTGCAGGCCGATGCGCCGTTTCGGACATCGCCCGATGCCATCGGTGCGTTGCATGTGCGGGGCAGCAGTGGCGTCATGGCCCCCTTGTCTTCGTTCGTGACGACCGAATGGACCCAGGGTCCGGCGCGTCTGGAACGCTTCAACGGCGTGCCGTCGATGAACATCATGGGTGCGCCTGCACCTGGCGTCGCAAGCGGCACGGCGATGCAGGCGATGGAAGAACATATCGCCAAATTGCCGCCGGGCATCGGCTATAGCTGGAACGGCATTTCCTATGAGGAACGGACGTCGGGCGGACAGGCAGGCTATGTCTATGCACTGTCGCTGCTGATCGTCTTCCTGTGCCTCGCGGCGCTCTATGAAAGCTGGTCGGTGCCGATCGCGGTCATGCTGGTGGTGCCGTTGGGCGTGCTGGGTGCGGTCATCGCCGCGACGCTGGCGGGCCTCAACAACGACATCTATCTGCAGGTCGGCTTGATCACCACCATCGGCGTGTCGGCCAAGAACGCGATCCTGATCGTGGAGTTCGCCGAAGAGAAGATGCGCGAAGGGCTGTCGCCTGCGGCGGCGGCGCTGGAAGCGGGCAAGCTGCGCCTGCGGCCGATCTTGATGACCAGCTTCGCCTTCATCTTCGGCGTGCTGCCCTTGGCCTTGTCCAACGGGGCGGGCGCAGGCGGTCAGAATGCGATTGGTTGGGCCGTGGTCGGCGGCATGTTGTCGGCGACGGTGCTGGCGATCTTCTTCGTCCCCGTCTTCTTCACCGTCGTGAAGCGGCTGTTCCGCGAACATAAGACTCATGAAGCGGCCGACGACCGGGCAACGCCCGCCGCGCCGCAGGAGGCATGATCATGCATAATCTAAAGGCGCTGGGCGCCATCACCCTGTCGCTGGCGCTCGCCGCGTGCGACATGGCCCCCAAATATGTGCGGCCGCAACTGGCTGTCCCGGCGGCATCGCCGCGGGGACCAGCCTATGGCACCGACAACGGCGCGGCGATCGTTCCGGCCGATACGGCGTGGCGGGATTTCTTCACCGATGCGCGGCTGGCGCGGGTGATCGAGACCGCGCTGGCGAACAACCGTGACTTGCGCATTGCCCTGGCCAATGTCGAACAG encodes:
- a CDS encoding efflux RND transporter permease subunit, whose protein sequence is MARYFIDRPIFAWVLAIVMMLAGLLALRTLPVAQFPEIAPPSVGISTSYPGANAQTLESTTTQIIEQQLKGIDNLRYFSSTSDGAGNLSITLTFEQGTDADIAQVQVQNKLSQATPLLPQEVQQQGLRVTKSTSSFLLVMAVYADDGIHDQQDAGDFVASTLQDPISRVEGVGDTQLLGAQYAMRVWLDPYKMANLGVTTGDVKAAIQAQNAQVSAGQIGGTPSPKGQALNATITAQSRLRTPEQFRAIRLRSNSDGAVVRLSDVARVELGSENYSFGAKFNGHPAAGFGIKLAPGANALDTVEGVKEQIKAQSKNFPTWVKYDFPVDNSTFVALSVEQVIHTLIEAVLLVFVVMFLFLQNWRATLIPTIAVPVVLLGSLAILSAAGFTINTLTLFGMVLAIGLLVDDAIVVVENVERLIQDEGLSPKEAAKKSMDEISGALIGIGLVLSAVFLPMAFFAGSTGVIFRQFSITIVSSMILSVLVALILTPALCATILKPAKHGHADKKGFFGWFNRTFDKGVKGYGRNVEKIEHRWGRSMLVYAAIVVGMVFIFLRLPSGFLPEEDQGSLISQVSLPAGSSLEETERTLARVRDHFPQSEKDNVAAVFTISGFGFVGQGQNVGIVFARMKDWSERKGSDNSVMAVAQRANMAFSKISSGMVIAFVPPAVQELGNASGFDLQLLDNANVGHEKLLEARNQLLGMAMADKRLAQVRPNGLEDTPQLKLNVDQAAAGALGIAQADVNDTISTNMGSSYVNDFIDRDRVKRVFVQADAPFRTSPDAIGALHVRGSSGVMAPLSSFVTTEWTQGPARLERFNGVPSMNIMGAPAPGVASGTAMQAMEEHIAKLPPGIGYSWNGISYEERTSGGQAGYVYALSLLIVFLCLAALYESWSVPIAVMLVVPLGVLGAVIAATLAGLNNDIYLQVGLITTIGVSAKNAILIVEFAEEKMREGLSPAAAALEAGKLRLRPILMTSFAFIFGVLPLALSNGAGAGGQNAIGWAVVGGMLSATVLAIFFVPVFFTVVKRLFREHKTHEAADDRATPAAPQEA